The window GAAGGGTTCGATCAACTGAGCCGGGGCAAGCGTGGCGGGATAGATCAGGGACCCGGATTCGCGTTGCGTTTCGGCATAGGCGTGCACCGCCGCCATCGAGTCGCTCATCTGCGGCGGGTCGTGCGTCTGCAGCAAACCGCGAAACACGAAAAGACGGGGCCCCGGTGTCAAATCGGCGGCCAATTCTTCGAGGCCGTCGCGGATCGCCTCGCGCGTTGCCGCCTCGCCGAGCAGCAGTTTGCTTTTGACGCCGGCTTTTTGCAGCGCCGCGTGTACGTGTCGCGCCTGGTCTACCGCATCACCCACGCTACGATTGAGTCTGGGGTACAGTTCGATACCGACCACGAGCGCGCGCCCGCCCTCTTCGAAGGGCCGGGGGGCGCACGCCGCCGCCAGGACCGCCACGGCGAAACAGGCCGCCGCGCAGGCTATCGCTCGAATGGAAATCACCAGCCGAGTATTCCACCCAGCGCAAAAAAGGAAAAGGCGTTACTTCCCGAGAATCAGCGGTAGGCCGTCGCCGGCGCCGCCGATGACCACGACTTTCGAGTTTTGCGATTCGGCGAGTTTGAGCGTGGCCTCGATGCCCTTCCAGCGCAGCAGGTTCTCGTTGATGCCCTTGGTGACGATAATCTGGAAGTCGGCGATGCCTCTGGCTTCGACGCGTTTTCGCTCGGCTTCCAGTCGCTCTTTTTCGAGAACAAACTTCATTTTCTCGGCTTCCTGCTTCATAGCGAGCTTGCGCTCGATGGCGTCGGTTACCGACCTGGGGAAGTCCATGTTGCGCAGCATGATGGCCGAGATGGCGATGGGCTTTTGATCCAATTTGGCTACTACGCCCTTGAAGATGGTGTCCTGTATTTCGGAGCGTTTGGTATACGCGTCGATGCTGTCGTAGCCGGCGATGACCTCGCGGGTGACGTTGCGCACGGTCGGCCGCACGATCGTCGTGTAGTATTCCGGACCGATATTCTGGTGGAGTATGCCGACCTTGTCGGCTACCGGCTGAAAGCGTATCGACAGGTCGCATTTGATGTTGAGTTGGTCGCGTGTGAGGATGGAAAGATCCTCCTGCTGATCTTTGACGCGCACGTCGTAAAGGTAGATGCGGTTCCAGGGGGCCAGCCAGTTCCATCCTTCGGTCAGCGCGGTGCCGGTGTCAGTGCCCGCGCGCCAGTTGAAATAGACGCCCCGGTGCCCCGCCGGTATGGTTTTCCCACAACCTGACAGGACTCCTAAAACCATGATTAATAAAAACAAAACGAGTAGTTTCGTAGCGATGCGACGCATGCAATCCCCCTTCCGGTAGATCCACGACCGATTGATTAATAGCTTCTTAGCGTAAAACAGAATCATAATCTAAGGCGAAAGCTCGGATAAAGCCACCGGGACAAACGGATTCCTCGCTAACCTTGCCCGATAACTTCTTTTACGGAAAATTTGATACTCACCGGCCGACCTTGATGCAAGAGACTCGCAAGTGGTATGAAGTCTTGAATTTCAGATGTTCAAAGCGAG is drawn from Candidatus Lernaella stagnicola and contains these coding sequences:
- a CDS encoding prohibitin family protein, which translates into the protein MRRIATKLLVLFLLIMVLGVLSGCGKTIPAGHRGVYFNWRAGTDTGTALTEGWNWLAPWNRIYLYDVRVKDQQEDLSILTRDQLNIKCDLSIRFQPVADKVGILHQNIGPEYYTTIVRPTVRNVTREVIAGYDSIDAYTKRSEIQDTIFKGVVAKLDQKPIAISAIMLRNMDFPRSVTDAIERKLAMKQEAEKMKFVLEKERLEAERKRVEARGIADFQIIVTKGINENLLRWKGIEATLKLAESQNSKVVVIGGAGDGLPLILGK